TGGATCAGTGAGTGTATCTTGCGGAATAAAGCCTCGTTTGGTTTCCAGCGTAGTAGCTTGCCGTAGAATAAGCAGCTTGTCAGCCCGTTGCCATCGTTCCGCCCACGATAGCGTATCTGTCGGAACAGCATTTACGGTAATAAACGGAAGCATCTGCTGGATAAGGTCGTGATTAAACGCGGGAATAAATTGTAACTCATACACCGTGCGTAAATCGCCGTAGCGTTGGCGATAGTGGAGCAGATTGCTGATTTGCCGACTACTGAGGAAAAACAATTCTTGTAGCCCTTCCTCATCAGCCTGGTTGAGATTGATGGGTTGGGTATACAGTTGATACAATATTTCGTACTGTTCCTCGTAGGCTACATCTTCGTCCTGCTGAGTAAATAGGTTTTCCAGCAACGTCTCGAACGCTCGCTCGGGAGAGGATTGAGCCTGAACCATCCGAGTCAAACCAAAGACTAAAAGAATAGTAACCGAAACTCGCATTACCGCTCTAGTTTGTAGGCTAACGACAACTGATGCGACAGGCCTAATTCACTGTGGGTACGTAGAGCATAATCAATCTGTAGCAAGCGGTGATTCAAGCCCAAACCAAAAAATTGCTGAAAGTGAGCTGTCTGCACTCCGCAGCGAAAGTTGATCTTTTTCATCGCTGTATACTCCGCCCCAAACTTTGCGTTGGTATTTTGTTGCACTTGATGCTCTACCTCAGCTATCAAACGAATGGTCTCAGTCGGGCGATAGTTTAGCCCGGTTTGCACTAGCGTAGGAATCTTCTCTTCGGTAAAGCGGGATTTTCTGGCCTGAGTCAAATTAGTAATCTGCATTCCGAAGGTTAGCTCAGAAGAAAGCTGAGTAGTTCCGCCCACATCTACCGCAGTAGTGAAGCGAGTGCCGACCGTCTCGATATGATACTGATACCCATTGAGGCGCAGCCCGAAACTAAACTGACCGACTTGGTGGCTGAACCCTAGCGCAATTTGGTCTTCGCTGTACAAAGCATCGCCAAAACGGTACACACTCAAGCTTCCTACTCCGAAATTCATCGGTTTAACGATTCCTACTCCAGCGGCGTGTAGTCCTTCTGAAAAGCCAAAGCGGTTTTCGTAGCCAGCTACCAGCGTAGTTTGTTTGACCCCAGCCAACCCTCCCACGTTATAAAACACCGACCAGGCATCGCGTTGAGCTACTCCGGCCTCGCCTAAACCAGCAGCCGAGCCACCTAGCGACTGGGCAAAACTCAGGTAGCTACTGAGCATCAATAGCGCGAAGATGACAAAGATTTTCATAGAACCTTACCCAAGTGTCAAGAGAGAGCAATATCAACCATTTGGGGATGGATCACATGGTAAATTGCATGACTATCCTACGGATGTAAAGATGGGCACGAAATTGAAAGAAACGGTTTGGGTTCTCGCCTGCTTACTGCTGACTCAGCGTACCTTAGCGCAGGTAACTGATAACTTTTCGGATGGGGACTTTACGACCAATCCGGTTTGGAGTGGGGAAACTACTAAGTTTGAAGTACTGGCGGAGCAATTACATTTGAATGATACCGATGCTACCGGAGAAGCCTACCTCAGTACTTCTAGCCAAGCTATCGCCAATGCCGAATGGAATTTTTACGTGGAAATCTCGGAGAACCCTACTAGTGCTAACTTTACCTCAGTGTATCTGGTATCTGATCAGGCGAACTTAGCTGATGATTTGAGTGGCTATTTCGTAAAAATTGGTAATACCAGCGATGAGGTCAGCCTTTATCGGCAAGATGGCAGCACTGAAACGGAAATTATTGATGGTTTAGACGACCGCGTAGATACTAAACCAGTACAAATCGAGATAAAAGTTACGCGAGACACTAACGGGAACTGGGAGCTGAGTTCGCGACCAATAGGAGAAATCAGCTTTGTCATAGAAGGCTCAGTTATGGATGATACGCATACCGTTTCTAACTATTTCGGAGTGCATTGTAAGTATACCGCTACCCGGAGCGATGCGTTTTACTTTGACAACATCTTGATTACGGGCACTCCCCAACCGGATACGCGGAAACCATTCGTAACTGATCTATCAGCTCCATCAAACAACCAACTAAATCTCCAATTCTCCGAAGCAGTAAACACCGCCGTAGCCGAAACAACTACGAATTATGTGCTCAATGGCCATGCTATTACAGCTGCTTCACTAGCTGGAAATGAAGTTGCGCTCTCGGTGAACTCCGCTCTGGCAAACGCTACTGATTACACGCTGACCGTTCGGAACATTCAGGATGAAGCCGGAAATGTATTGACTGATACTACCCTCAACTTTTTTTACTTTGAACCAGTCTCAGCCCAGCGGAATGATGTAATTATTTCGGAATTGATGCCTGACCCCAACCCGGTGAAAGCCGATTTGCCGGACGCGGAGTTCGTAGAAATCTATAATCGCAGTGGAAACCCATTTGATTTGCAAGATTTGTCGTTGAATGATAAACTATTACCACCGTATATTCTGCGCCCTCAGCAGTTTGTTGTTTTGTGTGCTTCGGCCGATAGTGCTTCGTTGGCACCGTTTGGTCAGGTAATAGGCTTAGATAGCTGGCCGACCTTGCCCAACAGCGGAACTCGACTTGTTTTACGGAATGCTACGTCAATGGTAATTGATTCACTGGCTTACTCCGCTACCGAAGTGGTGGGAGGTACTTCGCTAGAACGAATTTCCGAGACAACGCCCTGCGATCAGCGTATCAATTTAGCGCTCTCTCTGGCTGAACGGGGAGGAACACCGGGTGAAACCAATACAATTATTAGTCAGAAAGATACTCATGCACCCCGATTGTTAAGCATTCAACCCCGTAATGACACGCTAAAATTATTTTTTGACGAACGAGTTGCCGATGAAAGCCTTCAAACTGAGTTGATACAAATTCAGCCCGAACAAACGGTGGCGCAAATTGTACGCGATGCGATTGATGAAAAGATACTCTACGTTCTACTCGCCGAGCCACTGGTTACCAATACCACCTATTCCCTCACCTTCGCCAATACTCAGGACTGCTACGGAAACATTTCCCCTTCTCAAACAGCCTCCTTCTACTTTGACAATGAACCACCCACGTTACTAAGAGCAGTGGTGCGCGATACCGCTGAGGTAGCGTTAATCTTTTCTGAGAAAGTCGCAACGCAATTAATCGAGGATGAAGATAATTACTGGTTAGATAGCGTGTCCAACACTCCCAGATTTGCAATTATTGGTCAAGATAGCGCGTCGGTACTGCTGCGGTTTCTAGTCTCACTAGCTGACGGGCAAAACCATCAGCTTACGCTCACCCGCTGGGAAGATTCATACGGTAATCCGGGAGACACGCTGACCGTTAATTTGCGCTACCAGCAAGATATTGATACGGTGCTGGTGGAAAGTGAGTATCAACTTGAGGTTCATTTATCCGAACCAATATTGCCAGAATCTGTAAGTGAGGTAATGAATTACGAGATAGACCGACGGGTGGGGCATCCACAAGCGGCCTTCATAGATCGTAGTCATCCGAACGTTATCCACCTGATTCTGGCTAATCCACTTTCAGAAAATCGGGAACATGAGTTACGGATTGACCTACTACAAGATGAGCAAAATGGAGTATTGAGCACACCAGCTTACCGCTTCTACTTTGATCGTCGTTCGCCGGGCGTAGATTCAGTTGTGGCGATTACCGAGCGTACGCTGCTCGTGTATTTTGATGAAAAGGTAGACTCACTAACTGCAACCAATGCGCTCCATTACCAACTATCGGATTACAAAGTGGAGCAAGTTGAACTGAAAGGAAATAGGCAAGTAGCACACTTACAGCTAGACACTGCGCTGGTGCCCGAAGTTGCGTATGAGTTAGAAATAGTAGGTATTGCCGACCTCTCCGGGAATATTATCACTAGTCCCAAAGGTAAATCCTTTGTCTACGACCAGCGACCACCCGCGTTACTATCGGGGAAAATGGTGAACCCTTTCGAGCTACGGCTGTATTTCTCCGAAGCAGTACAAACTGTTTCCGTCAATAATTTTCAACTGGAAACGATCGGCTCTCCTGACAGTGTCTGGGTATCTCGACTACGAGCAGGTGAAGTACGGTTGTTCTTTGCCGAACCACTACCTACTGAAGAAATTACACTTACTGCTACGAGTATTACTGATCTGCGAGGAAATCGTCAGCCAGAACCGTTAAGAACAACAATTAATAATACTCAAACCACACTTGGTCAGATTATCGTACTATCTCCTACTGATTTACAGCTAAGTTTTACCCAAGGTATTGATGAAACGGTGATGCTAAACTTCACTCAGTATTTGGTTAACGAGGTGTATTCGCCCACTGAAGTAACTGCGATTGGTCGACGACCTTACGCAGTGCATCTGACATTTGACCGCCCTCTTCAAGCTGATGTCAACTACCAACTAACCATCAGTGAACTGGTAAATGATGAAGGGCAGCGCGTAATTGGCGTTCAGGATTCTTTTATTTACCAAACCCAGATAGAACATATTGAAGCGGAAGAACGGGCATTACTGCTGCATTTTCAAGTTCCGCTGGATTCAAGTTTAGCGGTGCAGTTAATGCATTATCAATTAGGACAAACCCATCCGGCAGCGGCCATTTGGGTAGGTGAGCAAACTATTCGATTAGTATTTGAAGAATCGCTTGAGCCCCTGACTCGTTACGAGTTTTTGCTATCCGGTTTGAAAGACATTGATGGAGATGTGATTCCAGCATCAACGCACACGGTGGGGCTAGGCCGTACGCCCAATTTCAACGAACTGCTGATTACCGAGATTATGGCCGACCCCACTCCCGCCGTGGGCTTACCGGAAGTAGAGTACCTGGAATTGTACAATGCCTCGGATGAGTTACTTAGCACTAACGGACTGCGCTTAGCGGATGCTATGTCTTCTACCTTGTTACGATCAGCGTTATTACTTCCGGGTGAATACTTAATCGTTAGTGCCAATGCTGACCAGCCCAAGCTAGCCTCCCGGGGGCGCACAATGGGTATCACTAGCTTTCCTTCGCTGAATAGTAGTGGCGACCAGCTTAGCATTACTGATGCCTACGGAAGTGAGGTTTTCTCAGTATCATATTCGGATGACTGGTACAACGATGCGGAGAAAAAGCAAGGTGGCTGGTCGTTAGAAATGATTGACTATACGCATCCCTGCGGTGAGCAGGATAATTGGACTGCTTCCGTAGATGAAAACGGTGGTACTCCCGGCCGGGTAAATTCGGTAAACCAATCCAATCCCGATAATCAAGCCCCGGTATTGCAAACCGCCTTTGCTGAATCAGCTACCGAGGTAGCTCTTCTGTTCAGCGAAAAATTAGATCCTTCGTCTTTTGAAGATGGACAAATAAGCATCAGTAGCGAGGTAACAGTTGATACTATAGTGTGGAAATCTGACCGAAAATCGGCTACTGCCCACTTGATTGATTCACTGCAAACCCAAGTAGCGTATACCATTCGGGCGAACCAACTGTACGATTGCAGTGGAAACTTGATAGACGATCAAGCAGTGTCGCTAGTATTATCCGAAGAGGCTACTATGGGTGATGTTCTGCTGAGCGAATTACTATTTTACCCTCGTTCGGGTGGAGTGCGTTTCGTAGAAATTTATAACCATTCGGATAAGCCGATCAATCTCAAAGATTGGCAGCTGGCTAATTCAGAAGGCGACTCCCTAGCAAATCTTTCAGTTATTACTACAGAAAATTATCAGTTGAACCCCCAGCAGTACTTAGCCCTTACCGAAGATGCCACTACGCTGGTTGGTGATTATCCATCGGCATCGGAAGGAAATATTCTGGTAGTGGATGCCTTGCCGAGTTTACCTTCTGGTGCCGGAAATGTAGCTTTGCATTCGCTCAGTGGTGAGCGAATGCAGTTTTTGATCTACGACGAAGATTGGCACCATCCGATACTGGAAGATAAGCGGGGAGTTTCTCTGGAACGTATTCAGTGGAGTGCTCCGGTTAACGACCGTAATAACTGGCAGTCGGCGGCTCAGACGGTAGGTTTTGCCACTCCAGGTTACGTCAATTCGCAGTTGTCAACGGTCAGTCCGATACCGGCCGCACTATCAGTAGAGCCCCGAGTGTTTACTCCCGACCAAGACGGTTTTCAAGACTACACCCAAATTCTTTATCGTTGGCCCAATGCGGGTAACGTAGCTAATGTGATTGTCTTTGACAGTCAGGGGCAAAAAGTGAAACATTTGGCTCGGAACACTACTTTAGCTGAAGAAGGCTTTCTACGGTGGGATGGCACCGATGATGCTGGGCAGCAACTTGCTACCGGGTATTATATCATTTATTTTGAGGTGTTTCATACCAATGGGCAGGTTTCCGGGTTAAAAGAACGAGTAGTGCTGGGTAGACCTTTTTAATGATTAGTGAATGATGACTAATGAATAATGGCATATTCTGTAGTTATTATTCACCAATCATTATTCATTAATCATTGGTTTAAGCTATGAAGAAACTTAAGAAGCTGATTCATCAAGGTGAGGGAGAGCGGTTGGATTTCAAGCAAAAGATTACTGATCCTTATAAAATTGCTAAAACCATCGCATCATTCGCCAATACCAAGGGTGGTAAAATTCTGGTGGGGGTGCGGGACGATAAAACCATTATGGGCGTTGATCCCGAAGAAGAAAAATATACGCTAGAAACGGCAGCTCAATTCTACTGCGACCCACCGATAACTCTTCAATTCAAAGAAGTAGAAGATGAGGAAGAGGACATTACGGTACTGGAGGTAACGATTCCCGAAAGTTGGGAGAAACCGCATTTTGTGCGGGACAAAAACGAGCGACGGCTAGTGTACATCCGCCAGCGTGACAAAAGTATTCCCGCCGGAAAAACGATGGTTGACCTCATGCGAAAAGGGGAGCTGCCTGATAACCAAGTCAACCTAGCGCATTTAGACCATAACGAGCGCAAACTACTGTCTTTTCTAGAACGCCATGAACGAGTGACGCTTAAACAGTTTATGCAGATTGTGAACATCTCCCGTCGTCGGGCTTTACGAATTCTACATCACCTCACTCGAGAAGGTGCAATTCGTATGCACGAGCAAGAGAAAGAACCGTATTATACTTTGTGAGTCAGGACGAAACGCAGGTTTTTGCGTATCTCGTAAAGCAATAAATACGTCATATGGATTTTTAGAAACAGTTTGACCAATTTCAGCAAAACATAAATGCCCGTTTCTGGTGAATAGATAAAAAATTAGGAATTGTTGATAAGCGAGTGGGGCAAGCCGAGACCAGTATAGTTGAACTAAAAGCTCAAATATCACTAATGCGAGAAGGGGGCAATGACTTTCGGGATGAGCTACAAGAGTAAGGTGATGAAATGGCGGATTTTATGTCGTACATGGCAGAATTTAGCCGAAATCAGGGGCAGTATTACGTATAATTTACTACCAATATGCTCGAGATAGCTAAAAATATTCAGGTCAGTGTCTCTTCCGATCAAGCATTCCATAAGTTCTTACACGAATTTAATAATTGGTGGCCTAGAGAGTACACCTGGTCACGGGATAAGCTTATTGAGATTCGGATAGATGCGCGAGTAGGCGGACTGTGTACCGAAGTTGGCCCTTACGAGTTTCGTTGCGATTGGGGTAGGGTAACCGAGTTAGTTACCAATCAGAAAATTGGTTTAAAGTGGCAGATAAGCCCAAAGCGTGAACCAGTACCTGACCCTGAGCAAGCGAGTACTATAGAAATAAAGTTTGCTGAGAATCAGGGAGGAACGCTTATGGAACTTGTGCACCAAGATTTTGAGAGGCACGGGGCTGGGATAGAAGAATATCGGGATGCTATGGACAGTGAATACGGTTGGGATTATATCTTGAAATGCTATCAGACCTACTGCAAGCAAAGTTCCTGAAAGCTCCGGCATACGGTCGCTGAACAATTTACCTCTTCCACTTCCCCAAAAATTATGTAACTTAGAGGGATAACCTAAAACACTTTCCTTCATATGAGCGATAATTTCCTCCCCCCTGAAAATCTTCCTAAAAACGAATCTCGTCGGCAATTTATTAAAACCACTAGTTCGGCAGTGGTCGGTGGCAGCTTAGTCATTCCCATGATTAATACTATTCCCGCGTTTGCCAAAGGTAATGCCGATACGCTCAAAGTTGGCCTGATTGGTTGCGGAGGCCGAGGTACGGGAGCCGCTAACCAAGCAATGAAGGCCGACCCTAACGTGAAATTAGTAGCTATGGCTGATGCCTTTGAAGATCGATTGCAATCCAGCTTAGGAAATCTAAAGAAAGGACACGGCGATAAAGTGCAGGTTGATCCCGAACATCAGTTCGTTGGGTTTGATGCTTACCAAAAACTGATTGATAGTGACGTAGACGTAGTACTGCTAGCCACTCCTCCGGGTTTTCGTCCTCAACACTTAACAGCGGCAGTAGAGGCGAAGAAGCATGTTTTTGCGGAGAAGCCAATGGCGGTAGATGGACCTGGCATCCGTCAGGTAATGGCTGCGGCTAAAAAAGCTAAGGAAAACGATACCGCGATAATGTCAGGTTTTTGCTGGCGCTACCACGAACCTAAGCGGGCTATATTCGGTAAAATTCTGGACGGTGCGGTCGGTGATATTGGAACGATCTACAATACCTATAATACGGGAGTGCTGTGGTCTAAAGATCGGCAGCCCGAATGGACGGCGATGGAGTATCAGCTACGCAATTGGCTGTACTATAAATGGCTATCGGGTGACCATATTGCTGAGCAGGCGGTGCATAGTTTAGACATGATGGCGTGGGCACTGGGCGATAAACCACCGCTCAGTGCAGTAGGAACTGGTGGTCGACAAGTACGTACCGACGATAAATTCGGTCACGTGTACGACCACTTTGCAATTGTGTACGACTATGGCGACGGGCAGAAAGGCATCCATATGAGTCGGCAGCAGTTTAACTGTGCGAATAGCTACTCAGTGGAAGTCTCGGGCGACCAGGGGCACGCCTTAGTGGATTGTATCAAAGGGGTACACAAGATTAAAGGGAAGAATGACAAGTGGCGGTACCGAGGCGAAGAAAACGATATGTATCAAACCGAGCACGATGAGCTATTTGCCTCTATCCGCAACGGATCGCCGGTAAACGATGGTGATTTTATGGCGCAAAGTACCCTACTCGCCATTATGGGGCGCATGGCGGCTTACACTGGGCAAGTAGTCACTTACGATGAAGCCCTTAACTCTCAGGAAAAACTAGGGCCCGAAGAGTATAGCTGGGATTTAGAATATCCGGTAGCGGCTGTACCCATGCCCGGTATTCAAGATGGAGTAGGACGCTAAATGGTGAAGGGTTACAGGTTAAGAGGTTGAAAGTTTCTTAAGCAAATTAACTTTCAACCTTCTAACCTATAACTTTTAAACTTTTTCACCTTTAACCTCTCTACCCTTCACCTTCCCACCCTCTATCTTTTAGACCTATGCTTCGAAGAGACTTTATCAAAATTAGTGGTGCTACCTTAGCATCGGCTCCCCTAACTTCTGTGCCCTTACATTTTAATGCGGCACCCCAACTTAATATCAAAAAATCCCTGAAATACAGTATGGTCGATGCGCCTGGTTCGGTGCTTGATCACTTCCGAATGTTGAAGGAGGTTGGCTTCGACGGGGTAGAGATGGATTCACCTAGCGATATTAATATTGATGAGGTACTGGAAGCGAAAGAAGAAACCGGACTGGAAATACCAGGGGTAATTAACTCCGCTCACTGGAAGATGCCGCTCTCTGACCCGGATGCTAGCGTGCGGGCGAAATGTGTAGAGGCTTCCAAAACGGCTCTGCAAGATTGTAAGCGCTACGGTGGAACCACAATGCTACTCGTTCCCGGGGTAGTGAATGATAAAATTAGCTACGCCGATGCCTACCGCCGTTCGCAGGAAGAAATTCGGAAACTGCTGCCCGTAGCCGAAGAAACCGGAGTGAAAATCGCTATTGAAAACGTTTGGAACAATATGCTGATTAGTCCCCTGGAAGCAGCCCGATTTATCGATGAGTTCGAGAATTCAATGATCGGCTGGTACTTTGACGTAGGCAATATTGTTCGCTACGGCTGGCCCGAGCACTGGATTGAAGCATTGGGTGATCGTATCATGAAGCTAGATATTAAAGAGTACAGCCGGAAAAAGCAGCAGGACGAAGGCATCTGGAAAGGCTTTGACGTAGAATTAATGGAGGGTGACTGCAATTGGCCGAAAGTGAACAAAGCCCTAGATAAAATCGGCTACGAAGGCTGGGCATCCGCCGAAGTAAAAGGCGGCGACCGCGACCGCTTACAAACAATTTCTCAGAAAATGGATGCTATTTTTGGATTGGCTTAACATCTGGAGTTTTTTAAAGATATACTCGAGTAAACTTTAAAACTATTTAACTATGGATGCTGCAATCTTTAAGAGTTTTTTATCTTTTTCCTCTGTAGGATGGGAGACGTTAGCAATTTATATCTTTGGGGTAGGTGCAATGGAGGTAGTAATCTTAACTGCCCATTTTTCCCACTAAAAACACCGGACTAGCATTAGCGCACAGATTTTACATGATGTTCGGTTTTGCACAAAACGTTTCAGTAAAATTTACTGGGGAAGCATTGCTTTCACTATCTTAGAGCGTGTTTGAACTTTATTCTTTAGTTTTCTGATGGCTGTTTTCCGCCCATACTTCGCCTTTTTTTCGGACGATAGCTTAGGCTATCCTCCTCAAAAAGAGTCTCGTCTGTCCGAAAAACACCTCATAATAAATTCTAAAAATAAAATCCAAACACGCTCTTACTAGCAGAAAGTTTTAAAGCAGTGCTTTAATGTCTTTTCAATACTTAAGAAAGTACTCTCAATTCAGTTGGGAAGCGTCTGCTCAATAAACTGATCTACCTGCTGCTTCATCTTCACGAGCGAAGGCTGGTGGATGTACATCATGTGGCTCGATTCGTAGAATGACATACTGACGTTATTGGTCAGTTTCTCGTCTAAGAACATATGATTGAAGGTGTAGTCGGTGGCGAAGTAAGGCGTAGCCAGATCGTAGTATCCGTTGAAGACGTGTATTTTTAGAAACGGATTCTTAGACATGGCGCTACGTAGGGTTTCGGCTACATTTAGAAACTCATTTTCTACATTACTATAGCTCCAAGGCCGTACTCGCCCGGTCAGTATTTCGTAGGGGAGATCATTTTCGTAGTCTAGTTCAGCTTTCAGATAAGAATTGATCGCAGTGGTGTAAGGCCCGTAGATAGTGGCACTGTAGCTAGGGTCAAACTCGTAGAACTCTCCGGCATCGTCGTAATCCACTCCGGTCATCCGCCCGTCGAGCCGGCCAACCGTTATTCCTTCATCGCGCCGTAGCTCCTTCACGAAGCGGGAGATATGAATGCGGTAGTGGATACGTTCCAGGTATTCTTTGGATAGTCCGGTGTACTGGTGGAGCTTATTAATAATTTGGTTTTTCTGGTCTTCCGGTAGCTGATCGCCTAGCATGAGAGCCGAGGCGTAGTCGCCCATCGCAAACTCTTCTACCTCTCGCAAAAAAGGTTCGAGCGCATCCGGGCGATTGGGCAGTTGGTCATGGTACCAAGCAATAGCGGCGTAAGTTGGTAAAAACAGAATGTAGGGCAGATCATTACCTTTGGTGAAGCGAGCCGTTTGGAAATTCAGGATAGACGAAATTAACATCAATCCGTTAAGGTACATGCCGTGGCGGTCTTGCAGGTAGCCCGACAGTCCGGCAGCGCGGGTGGTACCGTAGCTCTCTCCCGCCAGAAATTTGGGCGAGCTCCACCGACTGTTGCGGGTAGTATACAACCGAATAAAATCGCCTACGCTGGAAATATCTTCCTCAAAACCAGTGAATTCGCTTTTCTCTACTCCTTCTGCCGGACGGCTAAAGCCAGTTTCTACCGGATCAATAAATACTAAGTCGGTTTTATCCAGCCAGGTATATTCATTGTCTACTAACTCGTAGGGTGGGGGTAATGACTCTCCCTTTTCACTCATCTTAATACGGCGTGGTCCCAGCCCACCCATATGCAGCCATACCGACGAAGAACCCGGCCCACCATTGAAGGTGTAGGTGATGGGGCGCTTTGATACATCCTCTACTCCGTTTTGGGTATAAGCAATAAAAAACATCTTAGCCCGGGCATCACCGTTTTCTTTTCGTAATACCAAATATCCGGTAGTCGTTGTATAGTTGATCGTCTGTCCGCCTACCCGAACGTTATGCTGGGTTACTGACAGTGGTGGGTCTTCCTTTAGGTTGGAGGAATCAGAAGATTGAGCGGTAGTTGCTGTTGATATAAGCAGGCAGACAATAAGAAGGTATAGGTTTTTGTTCATGGGGTTGATGTATTCTTGTATTCAAGTTAGTCTTACCATCATAGATGAGTACCATTTAGTATTTTTGAATGAATGTATATAGGAAAGCCTATCGATCTGGTATTAATTGATGCCTAAATCACTGGTGATAGAGTGGTGTTGCTCAATTTCATTTACTGGTATACCCATTTTATCGCTAATAATACCGACGATTATCCGCTCAACTTCGTATTTGCTAGAAATCTTCTCAAGATCTATCAACTCATTAAAGTTCAGTGAAATAATCCAGCCGATTAGTTTCTCAACCGAACTCTTCGTAAGAGCCTCAATTCTCGTAAAGATACGAATACCAAGCAACCTAACATCACGGTTCAGCTCACGGTCTATATCCATTCTCACCAGTTTAGGGAACTTGAGTTGAACCTGAGACTCAAGAAATTCCCACCCTACCTTGACACTGTTGTCATCAAGTAAATCAATAATCTTTGAAGCAGGGCGTACCTCAACTTCTTCTCCTCTCAATAGCATAAAGGCTTCTCTAATCCTGTAGAATACGATTTGGGTGAGGCATTTTTCACCGGGTACTAGTCTAACTTTACTAAATACAGCGTTCACAAAGTCGCCAACCGTTGCAATATTACCTGCTTCTTGATCAGAAATCTCTATTCCGAAAGCCTGTTCCACTTCAACCAACAACTCAACAGAATCTAATCCCATAGCTCTTGTCATCTACGTGTTACCTTCGCTCATCTGAAGCAACAAGTTGGCTGTTTTCAGTGCTGGTTAGAATCGTTGAACTGCCATAAGACATTAACAATTTGCCATTTTTCGTTTAGCTTCACAATGTGCATATAATCGACCCAGTCATCCGCAATAAGCTTGACAGAAGCTGTTTTGTCAAAAATATCAAGTATTACTACTTCCTTTTTAGGGTTTTCAGGAAACTGATCCCCAGCTTGGTTATACGTCTCGGCTAATAAGATCATAGCATCGGTAAAGGTCTCTCTCAAATATTCTTTCTGCGTTTCTTTATCAGTCC
This region of Tunicatimonas pelagia genomic DNA includes:
- a CDS encoding S10 family peptidase, whose protein sequence is MNKNLYLLIVCLLISTATTAQSSDSSNLKEDPPLSVTQHNVRVGGQTINYTTTTGYLVLRKENGDARAKMFFIAYTQNGVEDVSKRPITYTFNGGPGSSSVWLHMGGLGPRRIKMSEKGESLPPPYELVDNEYTWLDKTDLVFIDPVETGFSRPAEGVEKSEFTGFEEDISSVGDFIRLYTTRNSRWSSPKFLAGESYGTTRAAGLSGYLQDRHGMYLNGLMLISSILNFQTARFTKGNDLPYILFLPTYAAIAWYHDQLPNRPDALEPFLREVEEFAMGDYASALMLGDQLPEDQKNQIINKLHQYTGLSKEYLERIHYRIHISRFVKELRRDEGITVGRLDGRMTGVDYDDAGEFYEFDPSYSATIYGPYTTAINSYLKAELDYENDLPYEILTGRVRPWSYSNVENEFLNVAETLRSAMSKNPFLKIHVFNGYYDLATPYFATDYTFNHMFLDEKLTNNVSMSFYESSHMMYIHQPSLVKMKQQVDQFIEQTLPN
- a CDS encoding sugar phosphate isomerase/epimerase family protein, with protein sequence MLRRDFIKISGATLASAPLTSVPLHFNAAPQLNIKKSLKYSMVDAPGSVLDHFRMLKEVGFDGVEMDSPSDINIDEVLEAKEETGLEIPGVINSAHWKMPLSDPDASVRAKCVEASKTALQDCKRYGGTTMLLVPGVVNDKISYADAYRRSQEEIRKLLPVAEETGVKIAIENVWNNMLISPLEAARFIDEFENSMIGWYFDVGNIVRYGWPEHWIEALGDRIMKLDIKEYSRKKQQDEGIWKGFDVELMEGDCNWPKVNKALDKIGYEGWASAEVKGGDRDRLQTISQKMDAIFGLA
- a CDS encoding nuclear transport factor 2 family protein — encoded protein: MKQYAFLLVSLALVLTQYAHAQTQQDSLAIRQAALDYIESQHNVKPEQFERAAHPRMVKRTFWTDKETQKEYLRETFTDAMILLAETYNQAGDQFPENPKKEVVILDIFDKTASVKLIADDWVDYMHIVKLNEKWQIVNVLWQFNDSNQH